The Halalkalibacter krulwichiae genome has a segment encoding these proteins:
- a CDS encoding amidohydrolase family protein, whose product MSKKIIVNGTIITMDRSNTLIKNGAVAFEDGKITYIGEELNDLSIYDEVIDVKGDYVIPGLVNTHGHASMSLLRGYADDLPLKQWLEEKMWPVEATYTKDHAKWGTYLSIIEMLRTGTTTFVDMYDNMDEVAMAVDHSGMRARLCRGMIGFGSEELRQSKLEEASNFVKNWNNQADGRITTMMSPHSPYTCGPDFIKKIVDKAAELDSPIHIHMSETRAEVELNVKEYGERPVKHLENLGMFEQPTLVAHAVHVEDWEMDILAKYDVKVSNNIISNLKLASGIAPVPEMLSKGITVSLGTDSSASNNNLDLFEELKQVALLYKGVHNDATLIPAEKALRLATNHGAEAIWLENQIGSLEVGKQADIVVINTKQAFYQPAHEPVSHLVYSGSGRDVKDVYVQGKQVIKNGECLTVDEERVIFEVNRLSKEFA is encoded by the coding sequence ATGTCAAAGAAGATAATTGTTAACGGTACCATTATCACAATGGATCGAAGCAACACGTTAATTAAAAATGGAGCTGTCGCTTTTGAAGACGGAAAAATTACATATATAGGCGAAGAGCTCAATGACCTATCTATTTATGATGAAGTAATAGATGTAAAGGGAGATTATGTAATACCAGGGTTAGTAAATACTCATGGACATGCTTCAATGTCATTGTTAAGGGGTTATGCTGATGATCTGCCATTAAAGCAATGGTTAGAAGAGAAAATGTGGCCGGTTGAAGCGACATATACGAAGGACCATGCAAAATGGGGGACTTATTTATCGATCATTGAAATGCTACGCACAGGAACAACCACATTTGTTGATATGTATGATAACATGGATGAAGTTGCCATGGCAGTTGATCATTCGGGGATGCGAGCAAGACTTTGCCGTGGAATGATTGGTTTTGGTTCTGAAGAATTACGACAAAGTAAATTAGAAGAAGCGTCAAACTTTGTAAAGAATTGGAACAATCAAGCAGATGGTCGAATTACTACAATGATGTCTCCACATTCCCCGTACACATGTGGACCTGATTTCATTAAGAAAATCGTAGATAAGGCTGCTGAGTTGGACTCCCCGATCCACATTCATATGTCAGAAACAAGAGCTGAAGTAGAATTGAACGTAAAAGAGTATGGTGAACGTCCTGTTAAACATTTAGAGAATTTAGGAATGTTTGAACAGCCAACATTGGTTGCTCATGCAGTTCATGTTGAAGATTGGGAAATGGATATACTGGCAAAATATGATGTAAAAGTATCAAATAATATTATTAGTAATTTGAAACTTGCGAGCGGGATTGCACCGGTTCCAGAGATGTTAAGCAAAGGCATAACTGTTTCTTTAGGGACAGATAGTTCAGCATCCAATAATAATTTGGATCTGTTTGAAGAACTTAAGCAGGTTGCATTGCTTTATAAAGGGGTTCATAATGATGCCACTTTAATTCCAGCTGAAAAAGCATTGAGACTGGCTACAAATCATGGGGCTGAGGCAATCTGGTTAGAAAACCAAATTGGTAGCCTTGAAGTTGGAAAACAAGCGGATATAGTTGTAATAAACACTAAGCAAGCCTTTTATCAGCCTGCACATGAACCCGTTTCTCATTTGGTATACTCTGGAAGCGGCAGAGATGTGAAAGATGTGTATGTACAAGGCAAGCAAGTAATCAAAAATGGAGAGTGCCTAACGGTAGACGAAGAGCGGGTAATCTTTGAAGTCAATCGTTTAAGTAAAGAATTTGCCTAA
- a CDS encoding adenosylhomocysteinase — protein MKSIVRDMSLAKSGHLKIDWVKEHMPVLNRIREEFEKTQPFKGLKVAICLHLEAKTAYLAKVIKAAGADVYIAGSNPLSTQDDVCAALVEDGITVFAKHKPDPEEFKQHLLMTLEVEPDLIIDDGGDFVTLLHAERPDLIKNIRGGCEETTTGVIRDKALQKTGDLPFPMIAVNDGYCKHLFDNRYGTGQSVWDSINRTTNLVVAGKTVVVVGYGWCGRGVALRAKGLGAKVIVTEVDSIKAIEAYMDGFEVMSLTEAAKRGDYFIAVTGNQYVISREHMENMKDGAILANAGHFDVEVNKHDLASLAISKREVRQNIEEYVLEDGRKLYLLAEGRLVNLGAGDGHPAEIMDMTFSLQAVSLAYINEHYKEMNNEIVTVPYELDLKVAKLKLEALGIAIDSLTEQQEVYLESWKID, from the coding sequence ATGAAAAGCATTGTACGCGACATGAGTCTTGCTAAAAGTGGTCATTTGAAAATTGACTGGGTAAAGGAACATATGCCTGTATTAAATCGAATTCGAGAAGAATTTGAAAAAACTCAACCATTTAAAGGTTTAAAGGTCGCCATTTGTCTTCATTTAGAAGCAAAAACAGCCTACTTGGCAAAAGTGATAAAAGCAGCTGGTGCGGATGTGTATATCGCGGGAAGTAATCCTCTTTCAACCCAGGATGACGTTTGTGCTGCCCTAGTGGAAGACGGCATTACCGTTTTTGCTAAACATAAACCAGACCCAGAGGAATTTAAGCAGCATTTACTAATGACACTCGAGGTTGAACCAGATCTTATCATAGATGACGGCGGTGATTTCGTTACACTCCTTCATGCTGAACGTCCTGACTTGATTAAAAATATTCGTGGTGGTTGCGAGGAAACAACTACTGGAGTCATTCGAGATAAGGCACTACAAAAAACAGGAGATCTTCCATTTCCAATGATTGCAGTTAATGACGGCTATTGTAAACATTTATTTGATAATCGTTATGGTACAGGTCAATCTGTTTGGGATAGCATTAATCGTACGACGAACTTAGTTGTGGCTGGTAAGACAGTTGTCGTTGTAGGTTATGGTTGGTGCGGCAGAGGCGTGGCTCTTCGTGCAAAAGGCTTAGGTGCAAAGGTAATCGTAACTGAAGTTGATAGCATTAAAGCAATCGAAGCGTATATGGACGGCTTTGAGGTAATGTCTCTAACTGAAGCTGCTAAAAGAGGAGATTATTTTATTGCTGTAACAGGAAATCAGTACGTGATCAGTCGAGAACATATGGAAAATATGAAGGATGGTGCCATTCTAGCAAATGCAGGACACTTTGACGTTGAAGTCAATAAACATGACCTAGCCTCATTAGCTATCTCAAAACGTGAAGTTCGTCAAAACATCGAAGAGTACGTATTAGAAGACGGACGTAAGCTTTATCTATTAGCAGAAGGTAGACTTGTTAACCTTGGCGCTGGCGATGGCCACCCAGCTGAAATAATGGACATGACATTTTCATTACAAGCGGTTTCTCTTGCCTATATCAATGAGCACTACAAAGAAATGAACAACGAAATTGTAACAGTTCCTTATGAACTTGATCTGAAAGTAGCGAAATTAAAATTAGAAGCACTTGGAATTGCAATTGATTCATTAACAGAACAACAAGAAGTATATTTAGAAAGTTGGAAAATTGACTAA
- a CDS encoding YrhC family protein, which yields MEDKIKQLEAKVSDYKQYGFILLSLSIFLFIGLVIPTESSVMTMPGLFIGGIFVTLVAAVLCHRLAMKAQKELYEEKQ from the coding sequence ATGGAAGATAAAATAAAACAACTTGAAGCAAAAGTTAGTGACTATAAGCAATATGGGTTTATTTTATTGTCATTAAGTATCTTCCTGTTTATAGGGCTAGTTATCCCAACAGAAAGTTCAGTTATGACAATGCCAGGTCTATTTATTGGTGGTATATTTGTTACATTAGTGGCTGCCGTTCTATGTCATCGATTAGCAATGAAGGCACAAAAAGAACTCTATGAAGAAAAGCAGTAA
- a CDS encoding NUDIX hydrolase encodes MRNLKQIERQFQKREPGILGASEAMQSAVIVPLVFNERNELSILFEVRSKKLNKQPGEICFPGGKIDPDDKSAEAAAIRELTEEIGVKDEIEIIAPLDVLVTPFRGIIYPFLGKIKDLDNLAINKNEVDHIFTVPLSFFENYQPQKHLMRMNMQPGDDFPFKKIANNESYSARHFDLYESFYYFEDYVIWGLTAKILTHFLEAVKG; translated from the coding sequence ATGAGAAACTTAAAACAAATCGAAAGGCAATTTCAAAAGAGAGAACCAGGCATTTTAGGTGCATCGGAGGCAATGCAGTCAGCTGTTATTGTTCCCCTTGTATTTAACGAACGTAATGAACTATCAATCCTTTTTGAAGTACGTTCAAAAAAGCTAAATAAACAACCTGGAGAAATTTGTTTTCCTGGCGGTAAAATTGATCCTGATGATAAATCAGCTGAAGCAGCTGCTATTCGTGAACTAACCGAAGAGATCGGTGTCAAAGATGAGATTGAAATAATCGCTCCTCTCGATGTATTGGTTACACCATTCAGAGGTATCATTTATCCATTTTTAGGAAAAATCAAAGATCTGGACAACTTAGCAATAAACAAAAATGAAGTTGATCACATCTTCACTGTTCCATTATCTTTCTTTGAAAACTACCAACCCCAAAAACATTTAATGCGTATGAATATGCAGCCTGGAGATGATTTTCCTTTTAAAAAGATCGCCAACAACGAATCTTATTCAGCACGTCATTTCGACTTATATGAATCGTTTTATTACTTTGAGGATTATGTCATTTGGGGTTTAACAGCTAAAATTTTAACTCATTTTCTTGAAGCAGTGAAAGGGTAA
- a CDS encoding M20 family metallopeptidase — protein MEVNLNEMLTLLEKLVNMDSGSNDKEGVDRVGRELLPYFEQLGFQVKRISQKEVGDHFVIKHLKNPHPPILVVAHMDTVFEKGTTKERPFTINNGKAYGPGVIDMKASLVAVIYALRYLKNKGSSAYQQVEIILNSDEEIGSVTSRELIEKEALGKSFALVMEPARRDGSVVTERRGSGRFTIEVHGKAAHSGIEPEKGRSAIEELAHKIVKLHELNDHEHGISVNVGMIEGGDAVNTVSATATGHVDVRVATLEQAEQVEHKIEEVCSSSDVKGTEIELTGDMRRPPMLKDEKIESLFHIIKEVGAELGIEIKDTKTGGGSDASFTSAMGIPTVDGLGPIGGNAHSDREYLEISSLTERTLLLAKVIERLALEKEVYVQSE, from the coding sequence ATGGAAGTTAATTTGAATGAGATGCTTACACTATTAGAAAAATTGGTAAACATGGACAGCGGTTCAAATGATAAAGAAGGAGTCGATCGAGTGGGAAGAGAACTGCTTCCCTATTTTGAACAACTCGGTTTTCAAGTGAAAAGAATCAGTCAAAAAGAAGTTGGAGATCATTTCGTTATTAAACACCTTAAGAACCCCCACCCACCAATTTTAGTTGTTGCTCACATGGATACTGTGTTTGAAAAAGGAACAACAAAAGAACGACCTTTTACAATCAACAATGGAAAAGCCTATGGTCCTGGTGTCATTGATATGAAGGCAAGTCTTGTAGCAGTCATTTATGCTCTTCGTTATTTGAAAAATAAAGGTTCTAGTGCCTATCAACAAGTAGAAATAATTTTAAATAGTGATGAAGAGATCGGTTCTGTGACCTCGCGAGAATTAATCGAGAAAGAAGCGCTAGGAAAGTCGTTTGCTTTAGTTATGGAACCGGCAAGACGTGACGGTTCAGTTGTGACTGAGAGAAGAGGAAGTGGACGATTTACTATTGAAGTTCATGGGAAAGCAGCCCACTCAGGTATAGAACCTGAAAAGGGAAGAAGTGCCATTGAAGAGTTGGCTCATAAGATAGTAAAGTTACATGAATTAAACGATCATGAGCATGGGATTTCTGTGAATGTAGGCATGATAGAAGGTGGAGATGCAGTGAATACAGTTTCTGCTACGGCAACGGGACATGTAGATGTGCGTGTTGCAACACTAGAACAAGCAGAACAAGTCGAGCACAAAATTGAGGAGGTTTGTTCTTCCTCCGATGTAAAAGGAACGGAAATTGAACTCACTGGTGATATGAGGAGACCTCCTATGTTAAAAGATGAAAAGATTGAATCACTCTTTCACATAATTAAAGAGGTCGGTGCAGAGTTAGGTATAGAAATTAAAGATACGAAAACGGGTGGGGGATCAGATGCATCGTTTACTTCGGCGATGGGAATCCCGACTGTTGATGGGCTTGGACCAATTGGAGGGAATGCGCATAGCGATCGAGAGTATTTAGAAATTTCCTCATTAACAGAGCGGACATTGCTTTTAGCTAAAGTTATTGAACGGTTAGCACTTGAAAAGGAAGTTTATGTTCAGAGTGAATAG
- a CDS encoding YusW family protein, which yields MKMRFILTAFVSCLVVLGTIGVTKVDAAPNVIDFELEIELKDHTKIDIEYEVENNKIEAKYKVPGSATKYGQDALVMIEPLLKELKLTPNVNGAELKTQTLSIFEVNVNDIDEFELEIKFDNGQKVKID from the coding sequence ATGAAAATGCGTTTTATCCTTACCGCTTTTGTTAGCTGTTTAGTAGTGTTAGGTACTATCGGGGTTACTAAAGTTGATGCAGCACCAAATGTCATTGATTTTGAATTAGAAATTGAATTGAAGGATCATACTAAGATTGATATTGAATATGAGGTTGAAAACAATAAAATTGAAGCAAAATATAAAGTACCAGGTTCCGCTACAAAATATGGACAAGATGCACTAGTCATGATTGAACCATTATTGAAAGAATTAAAATTAACCCCAAATGTCAATGGGGCAGAATTAAAAACGCAAACCCTCTCAATCTTTGAGGTAAATGTAAATGATATTGATGAGTTTGAATTAGAAATAAAATTTGATAATGGTCAAAAAGTAAAAATTGATTGA